The Solea senegalensis isolate Sse05_10M linkage group LG4, IFAPA_SoseM_1, whole genome shotgun sequence genome includes a region encoding these proteins:
- the LOC122767794 gene encoding phosphatidylinositol 5-phosphate 4-kinase type-2 gamma-like: MSSPPTVTSSALSALAPKRKTKKKHFVQQKVEVFRASDPVVSVLMWGVNHSINDLSQVPVPVMLLPDNFKACAKIKVSNHLFNKENLPAQFKFKEYCPQVFRNLREHFGIDDHDFQVSLAHSPPHKDEEGHRVGLLLTSYDRTLVVKEISSEEVEEMHSILSEYHQYIVTCHGSTLLPQLLAMYRVTVESEDTYLLVMRNVFSHRLHVHRKYDLKGSLVSREASFKERVKELPTYKDVDFRNTMQKVYVSEEEKEKILDKLHRDTEFLVRMRMMDYSLLLGIHDVKRAEREEEEEEEEVDEELPYEEEEDDENGLAPAPHSTSPQGIAGYMNSFKPMGPGEFDPYVDVYAVQSAVGAPQREVYFMGLIDVLTQYDTKKKAAHAAKAVKHGAGAEISTVHPEQYAKRFREFITQILA, translated from the exons ATGTCTTCTCCTCCCACTGTCACCTCCAGCGCTCTCAGCGCTCTGGCGCCGAAAAGGAAAACCAAGAAGAAACACTTCGTGCAGCAGAAAGTGGAGGTTTTCAGAGCCAGTGACCCCGTGGTGAGCGTGCTGATGTGGGGGGTCAACCACtcg ATCAATGACCTGAGCCAGGTTCCTGTCCCCGTCATGCTGCTTCCAGACAACTTTAAAGCCTGCGCCAAGATAAAAGTCAGCAACCACCTCTTCAACAA AGAGAATCTTCCCGCACAGTTCAAATTCAAAGAGTACTGTCCGCAGGTGTTCAGAAACCTGAGGGAGCATTTTGGCATCGATGACCACGATTTCCAG GTGTCTCTGGCCCACAGTCCTCCGCACAAAGACGAGGAGGGGCACCGCGTGGGTCTGCTGCTGACATCATATGACCGCACTTTGGTGGTGAAAGAAATCTCCagtgaggaggtggaggaaatgCACAGCATCCTCTCCGAGTATCACCAG TATATTGTTACGTGCCACGGCAGCACGCTGCTCCCTCAGTTGTTGGCCATGTACAGAGTGACGGTGGAGAGCGAGGACACCTACCTGTTAGTCATGAGAAACGTCTTCAGCCACAGACTGCACGTGCACAGGAAGTACGACCTCAAG ggCTCCCTGGTGTCACGTGAAGCAAGTTTTAAAGAGAGG GTGAAAGAGTTGCCCACATATAAAGACGTAGACTTCAGGAATACGATGCAAAAAGTTTATGTgagtgaagaggagaaggagaagattTTGGACAAgcttcacagagacacagag TTTCTGGTGCGGATGAGGATGATGGACTACAGCCTGCTGCTGGGCATCCATGATGTGAAGCGGGctgagagggaggaagaggaggaggaagaggaggttgaTGAGGAGTTGCCATacgaagaggaagaagatgatgaaaatGGGCTGGCCCCTGCCCCACATTCCACATCGCCTCAGGGCATCGCAGGCTACATGAACTCCTTCAAACCAATGGGTCCCGGGGAGTTTGACCCTTACGTGGATGTGTACGCTGTTCAGAGCGCCGTAG GTGCGCCCCAGAGAGAGGTGTATTTCATGGGTCTGATTGACGTGCTGACACAGTACGACACCAAGAAGAAAGCTGCTCACGCTGCCAAGGCTGTCAAACACGGG gCGGGAGCAGAAATCTCAACGGTTCATCCCGAGCAGTACGCCAAACGTTTCAGAGAGTTCATCACTCAGATCCTGGCTTAG
- the LOC122768652 gene encoding SPRY domain-containing protein 3-like, with protein MEDINLHYRFLNWRRRIREIREVRAVRYKERLKRMLRDGDILRYHGNSDEVGCYVAARPLSRRNRYFEVTIIDTGVRGTIAVGLVPQLYKLDHQPGWLPHSVAFHADDGKLFNGNTVGQQFGSKCCRGDRIGCGISLESDDGQLSVFFTKNGKEVGSVEIPGSPEALYPAVGMHSLGEEVLLDLNAEWGMEEDDGQMIVDSHEEDWSRLHDVKVTGMLLEYVGKGKSIVDVGLAQARRPLNTRFHYYELEITDAGEKCYIALGLARRDYPKNRHPGWSRGSIAYHADDGKLFQGSGVGDAFGPRCFEGDIMGCGIMFPRDFNPDTGDDVDDWDLDVLPKPCEVQNALYANNEDEDEDEGEDLEGRKVTVFFTRNGKVVGRREVPLPVGGFYPTIGMMSAGEKVKVDLHPLSG; from the exons ATGGAAGACATAAACCTTCATTATCGCTTTCTGAACTGGAGGAGGCGCATCCGAGAAATTCGTGAGGTGCGAGCTGTGCGATACAAGGAGCGCCTCAAGAGGATGCTCAGAGATGGCGACATTCTCAG GTATCATGGGAATTCAGATGAAGTTGGCTGTTATGTGGCGGCCAGGCCATTATCAAGAAGAAATCGCTACTTTGAA gtgaccATCATTGATACAGGGGTGAGGGGGACGATTGCGGTTGGTTTGGTGCCTCAGCTCTACAAACTGGACCATCAGCCGGGCTGGCTTCCTCATTCTGTGGCTTTTCATGCTGATGATGGAAA gCTGTTTAATGGAAACACTGTGGGACAGCAGTTTGGTTCCAAGTGTTGCAGAGGTGACAGAATCGGCTGTGGAATATCCCTTGAATCTGACGATGGAcaactgtctgtgttttttaccAAGAATGGTAAAGAA GTGGGCAGCGTAGAAATCCCAGGTTCTCCGGAAGCACTCTACCCCGCTGTGGGAATGCACTCTTTGGGGGAGGAAGTTCTGCTGGATCTGAATGCTGAATGGGGgatggaggaggatgatggACAGATGATTGTGGACAGTCATGAAGAGGACTGGAGCCGTCTCCATGATGTCAAGGTGACTGGGATG CTGCTGGAGTACGTGGGCAAAGGGAAGAGCATCGTGGACGTGGGCTTGGCTCAGGCCCGTCGGCCTCTCAACACACGCTTCCACTACTATGAGCTGGAAATCACAGATGCTGGAGAGAAGTGTTACATCGCCCTGGGTCTGGCACGCAGG GACTACCCAAAAAACAGACATCCAGGTTGGAGCAGAGGGTCAATAGCTTATCACGCGG ATGATGGAAAGCTGTTTCAGGGCAGCGGTGTCGGTGATGCATTTGGGCCACGCTGCTTTGAAGGCGACATTATGGGCTGCGGCATCATGTTTCCACGCGACTTTAACCCTGATACTGGAG ATGACGTTGACGACTGGGACCTCGACGTCCTTCCGAAGCCCTGCGAGGTTCAGAATGCCTTGTATGCTAacaatgaagatgaagatgaggatgaaggagAGGATTTGGAGGGCAGGAAGGTCACA GTTTTCTTCACACGAAATGGAAAGGTGGTGGGGCGGAGAGAAGTGCCCTTACCGGTTGGAGGATTCTACCCCACTATTGGCATGATGAGCGCTGGGGAGAAGGTCAAAGTGGACCTGCACCCCCTCAGTGGTTGA
- the LOC122767813 gene encoding insulin-like growth factor-binding protein 3 has product MLLYLNLLVLLLLHTTLSNPLTTPSRGCAACKAKPSPSQTLADSSVSALAVGAVCGVYTLSCAHGLRCTPPEDEARPLRALLEGRGVCSNITGASPTEQVSVRDPTPGADPDEAPCRKLLTTLIHGLDAHLFKSHHDIYMPNCDRRGFFRKKQCWSSRGKQRGRCWCVDENGMPVSSNAKQKGSLSC; this is encoded by the exons ATGCTTCTGTATTTGAACCTCCTggtgctgctcctcctgcacaCGACTCTGTCGAACCCACTGACCACACCATCCAGAGGATGTGCTGCCTGCAAAGCAAAGCCCTCACCGAGTCAGACACTGGCAGATTCGAGTGTCTCCGCTCTGGCTGTTGGAGCAGTGTGCGGGGTGTACACTCTGAGCTGTGCCCACGGTCTGCGGTGCACACCTCCAGAGGATGAGGCCAGGCCTCTCCGTGCCCTGCTGGAGGGCAGAGGCGTCTGCAGCAACATCACCGGTGCCAGCCCGACTGAGCAGGTCAGCGTTAGAG ATCCAACACCCGGCGCTGATCCAGATGAG gcTCCATGTCGTAAACTGCTGACCACACTGATCCATGGTCTCGATGCCCATTTATTCAAGTCACACCACGATATCTACATGCCCAACTGTGACAGGCGAGGTTTCTTCAGAAAGAAGCAG TGCTGGTCATCTCGGGGTAAACAGCGTGGCAGGTGCTGGTGCGTGGATGAGAATGGCATGCCGGTCTCTTCAAACGCCAAACAGAAAGGCAGCCTGAGCTGCTGA